GCCCAGGCCGAGCAGCTGCCGGAGGTCGAGCACCGGCACCACCCGGGTGCGCGCCACCATGGCGCCCAGCAGCCACGGGGGAGCGGCCACCAGCGGCTGCAGCCCTCGCGCCTCCAGCACCTGGCTCACCGCCTCCACCGCCACCGCGTAGCGCTCCCCGCCCACCGCGAAGGCCAGCACCGGCTCGCACTCCGCGCGCGGGGCCTCGCGGCTGCCGGCGATGGCGCGGGCCCGCTCCGCCAGCACCTCGCGGCGCCGCTCCTCGCCGGTGGCGTCGCCCGCCAGGCGCGCCTCGGCCTCGTCGAGGCGGCGGTGCAGGGCGCCGAAGTCGACGGCGCCGTGGGGAGCCTTCGCCACGGCCTACCTCCGGGGCGGCAGCTTGAGGAGCGTGCCCACCGTCTTGCGCAGCTCGTCCACCGAGACCGGCTTGGTGAGGAAGGCGCTGGCCCCCACCAGCTTGCCCTTCTTGCGGCTGGTGTCGTCGTTGAGCGAGGTGAGCAGCACCAGCGGGATCTCGTGCAGGGCGGGGTCGCCGCGCACCGCCGCGCACAGCTCGAAGCCGTCCATGCCCGGCATGCGCACGTCCGACACGATCAGGTCCGGCCTGAGCTCGCGGGCCTTGGCCAGCCCCTCCAGGCCGTCCTTGGCCTCGTGGAACTCGATCTGCCAGCCCATCAGGTAGACCTGGATGAGCGAGAGCAGCGTGCGCGTGTCGTCGACCAGCAGGACCTTCATCTGGTGCTCCCGGGGGAAGGCGTGGCGGCGGGCGCGGGCGGCGCGCCGAGGGCCTGGCGCAGGGCGCCGGCGGTGAGCGGCTCGACGCCGCGCAGGGTGGTCTCGTCCGGCAGCCCCTCCAGGGCGTCCAGGGCGGCGCGGCGGGCGAGGGCGGCCTCGCCCGGGCGGCCCTGCCGGGCGTGCAGGCGCACCAGGGTGGCGTGGCCCTGCGCCAGCCCTGGCGCCAGCTCCAGGGCCCGCCGCACCGCCTCCTGGGCGGCCGCGTCGTCGCCGCGCACCTCGGCGGCCACCGCCAGGAGCAGGAAGGACTCGGGGCAGCGGTGGCGGGTGGCGGCCTCGCCGGCCAGCCGCTCGGCGCCGGCCAGGTCGCCGGCCCGCGCCGCCTCGCGGGCGGCCCGGAAGGCGGCCGCGCCGACCGGCCCGCAGCAGCGGGCGGCGGGGTCTGGGGGCGGGCTCCCCGGCTCGGCCCGGCGGCCGCGCAGGGACTCCAGCAGGCGCCGCGACGCGTCCGACACCGCGTAGGGCGGCCGGCGCAGCAGCGTGGCGCCCGGCCGCTCCACCCGCAGCAGCGGCAGCCCGGCCGCCAGCGGCTCCTCCACCGGCCCGAGCAGCAGGTAGCCGCCCGGCCGCACCGCCTCCACCAGCCGCGCCAGCACCTGCGCCGCCGTGGCGGGGGAGAAGTATATGAGCACGTTGCGGCACACCACCACGTCGAAGCCGGCGCCGGGCGGCGGCTCCAGCACCAGGTTGTGGCGGCTGAAGGAGACCCGCTCCCGCACCTGCGGCGCCACCGTGAGCCGTGGCCCCGCCTCACGGAACCAGCGCGACCGGAGCGCCGCGTCGGTGCGGCGCAGGGACCAGCCGCCGTACCGGGCCGCCCGCGCCGCCTCCAGCGCCCGGGCCGAGACGTCGGTGGCCAGGATGCGATCCGCCACGCCGCCGCGCCCGGCCTCCAGCAGCAGCATGGCCAGGCCGTAGGGCTCCTCGCCGGAGGCGCACCCGGCCGACCAGATGGTGAGCGGCCGCCCGCCCGGCGCGGCCTCGTCGAGCAGGCCGGAGAGCGCGGCCAGCTGCTCCGGGTGGCGGAAGAAGTAGGTCTCGCCCACCACCGCCTGCTCCACCAGCGCCGCCACGCTGCGGGCCTCGCCGGCCAGGACCCGGCGCAGGAAGGGCTCCGGGGCGGAGCCGGCGTCTCGGGCGGCCCGCAGGAAGCCCTCCAGCAGCGTGCGCCGCACCCCCGGCGAGAGGGCCAGCCCGCAGGCCCCCTCGACCACCCGCTCGAGCTCCTCGAGCGGCAGCCCGGGCGCGGCGCCGGCCGGTCCGCTCACGACAGCTCCTCCCGCACCGAGGCGATCACCGGCGACGGGTCGAGCAGCGGCAGCACCTCGCCGGCCACGGTGCACAGCCCCACCACCAGCCGCGACTCCTCCCAGCCGGGCACCACCTCGCGCCCGGCGGCGTGCAGCACCGGGCGCTCGTGCAGGCCCATGATGCGGTCGAAGACCAGCCCCACCGCCGGGGTGCCCACCAGCACGGCGATCTGCGCGTCGAGCGCCACCGGGCGGCGGACGCCCAGCAGCGCCGCCAGGTCCACCGCCACCACCGGCACGCCGCGGCACACGAAGGTGCCGAGGATGGCCGGCGGGGCGCCCGCCACCGGCTCGGTGGCCACCATGCGGACGATCTCCTTCACCCGCGCCGCCGCCAGCAGCCCGCGCCGCCCGGCCGCCTCGACCACCAGGTGCAGCCCGGGCAGCTGCTCGCCGCCGATGGCCGCGAGGGCGCCCTGGGCCTGCGACAGCTCCTCCTCGAGCTGGCGCATCCGCCCCACCAGGCTGGCGCGCGCCGCCGCCCCGGCGGCCGGGGTCTCGTCCTTGATGATCCCCATCCGAACGAGATTACCAGGGATCGGCGGGCGACCGCTGCCCGGCGCCGCCCAGCGACCCGGTGGCGCCCGGGGTCCGGAGGATCAGGCCGCCCCCGGGGCGCGGCGGCGCGGCCAGGCCGCCAGCAGGCCGAGGAGCGCCAGCGCCGAGGTGGGGCCGCCGGCCAGCCCGCACCCGCCGCCCTCGAGGTCCTGCGGCGGCACCACGCCCAGGCTGGCCTGGCGCGCCGCCGAGCGGTTGCCGGCCTCGTCGACCGCGGAGAGCGTGGCGGACCAGGTGCCCTCGGCCAGCGTGACCTCGGCGGTCCAGGTGCCGTCCTCGGCCGCGGTGGCCCGGGCCTCCACGGCCCCGACCGCCACCAGCACGGTGCAGCCCGGCTCGGCGGTGCCGGCCAGCGCCAGCGCGCCCGCCGCGGCCCGATCGTCCGGCCCGGGCCAGGTGAGCCGCGGGGCGGCGGGGGCCACGGTGTCGAGCGAGAAGGTGAGAGCGGTGGCGGCGGAGCGGTTGCCGGCCGCGTCCACCGCCGCCACCTCGAGCCGGTGCGATCCGTCGGGCAGGGCGCGCACCAGCGCGAAGAGCCCGCCGGCGGCGGTGGCCCGGACGGGCTGGCCGTCCAGCACCAGCTCCACCAGGGCCCCCTCCTCCACGCCACCGAGCACGGTGACCAGGCCGCCCGGCGCGGCGGCCGCGTCGAGGACCTGGCCCGGCGCCGGGGTCTCGAGGACCGGCGCGGGCGGCGGCGTCTGGTCGAGCGCGCGGGCGCCGGGCGAGGCCAGCAGGGAGGCCAGGGCCGCGGCGGCCAGCAGGCGCCGGGCGGCCGGGGCGAGGCGGCGTGGGACGGGCACGAGGACGCAGGGGCAGGGCGGCAAGGCTCGACCTCCAGGAGACGCGCGCATCGAGGCGGGTGGAGCCGCGGTGCTAGCACGAAGCACCCCGGATCCACGAGCTTTCCGACGTTTCCGGCGGGTCCGCCGGCCGGGGTCGCGTGCACCCGCGGTGAAGACCCACCGGCTCCGGCTGACCGGGATCAACCGGCGGGCCGGGAGGCGCACCGGGCGTCCGTGGCGAGCCGACCCGCCGGCGAGGCTTGCCGCACCCCCCGGCCATGCCACAGACTCCGGTCACCATGGCCACCAGGAAGCCGCGCACGCCGCTCGCCGCCATCGTCCTCGCCGCCGGCAAGGGCACCCGCATGAAGTCCATCACCGCCAAGGTGCTCCACCCGCTGGGTGGACGCCCGCTGGTCTGGTACGCGGTGCGCCGCGCCCTGGAGGCCGGCGCCTCGCCGGTGGTGGTGGTGGTGGGCCACCAGGCCGCGGCGGTGGAGGCGGCCCTGCGCGCCGCCCTGCCCGACGCCCCGCTGCGCTTCGCCCTGCAGGCCGACCAGAAGGGGACGGCCCACGCCGTGCTGGCGGCCAAGCCGGCGCTGCGCGGGGTCACCGGGCCCATCGCCATCCTCTCGGGCGACGTGCCGCTGCTCACCACCGCCACGCTGGCGGCGGTGGTGAAGGCTCGCGCCCGCGCCAGGAGCCCGCTGGCGCTGGCCTCCATGCGGCTGGCAGAGCCCCGCGGCTACGGCCGGGTGCTGCGCGACGGGCGCGGCCGGCCGGTGCGCATCGTCGAGGAGAAGGACGCCACCGCGGCGGAGCGCGCCGTCACCGAGGTGAACGCCGGCCTCTACTGCGCCGACGCCGCCTTCCTGTGGAAGGCGCTGGCCCGGGTCGACGCCCGCAACGCCCAGGGCGAGTTCTACCTGACCGACCTGGTGGCGCTGGCGGCCCGCGCGGCGCCGGCGGTGGCCGTGGAGGTGGACCCGCAGGAGGCCTCCGGGGTGAACGACCTGGCCGAGCTGGCCCGCGCCGGCAAGGAGCTGCAGCGGCGCCGCACCCTGGCGCTGCTGCGCGCCGGCGTCACCGTGGAGGATCCGGACCGCTTCCTGTGCGACGAGGGGGTGGAGGTGGGGCCCGACTCCGTGATCGAGCCGGACGTGCGGCTGCGCGGCGCCACCCGCGTGGGCGCCGGCTGCCGGCTGGGGCAGGGCGTGGTGATCACCGACGGCCTGCTGGCGGACGGCGTGACGGTGCGGCCCTACACGGTGGTGGAGGGGCCGGCCACGGTGGGCAGCGGGGCGCTGCTCGGCCCCTTCTCGCGCATCCGCCCCGGCTCCGAGCTGGGCGAGGGCGTGCACGTCGGCAACTTCGTGGAGACCAAGAAGACCAGGCTCGGCAAGGGCTCCAAGGCCAACCACCTGGCCTACCTGGGCGACGCGGTGGTGGGCGCCGGGGTCAACGTCGGCGCCGGCACCATCACCTGCAACTACGACGGCGAGAAGAAGCACGAGACGCGCATCGGCGACGGCGCCTTCATCGGCTCCGACTCCATCCTGGTGGCCCCCATCGAGATCGGCGCGGGGGCGTACGTGGCGGCCGGCTCCACCGTCACCCAGACGGTGCCGCCGGGCGCCCTGGCGCTGGGGCGGGCGCAGCAGGTGAACAAGGAGGGCTGGGTGGCCAGGCGGCAGGCGGCCAAGGCGGCGCAGGCGAAGGCAGCCGCGCGACCTGGCCCGCGCTAGCCACCTGGCCCGCCGCGCCGACCGGACGCCACCATGCACCCCGCCGCGCCCAGGGGCCTCGCCCACCGCGCCGCCGCCCCCCTGGCCGCCGCGCTCGCCGCCGCGGCCCTGCTGGCGGGCTGCGGGGGCGGCGGGGCCGAGCCGCCGCTGGCGCGGGTGACGCTGGGGTCCGCCCCGCAGCGCGGGCCGGCCGACGCCTGGGTCACGCTGGTCGAGTTCTCCGACTTCCAGTGCCCGTACTGCGGCCAGGCCCAGGCCTCGCTGGCGCTGCTCGCCGCGGACTACCCCGCCGACGTCCGGGTGGTGTTCAAGCACTTCCCGCTCTCCTTCCACGCCCACGCCGCCGCCGCCGCGGTGGCGGCCGAGTGCGCCCGCGCCCAGGGGCCGGCGCCGGACGGCCACTTCTGGCCCATGCACGACGCCCTGTTCGCCACCCAGGGCAGCTGGGGGGCCGCCGGCGTGAGCCCCGCCACGGCGGCCGCCTTCTTCGCGGACCAGGCCGGCCAGCAGGCCGGGCTCGACGAGGGCGCCTGGAGGGCCTGCGTGGCGGCGGACGACCGCAGCCGCGTCGAGGCCGACCTGGCGCAGGGCCGGGCCGTGCCGGTGTCGGGCACCCCAACCTTGGTGATCAACGGCGAGGTCCTGGTGGGGGCCGGCCCGCCGGGGACCTTCTATCCGGTGCTGCGCGCCCGGGTGGACGCCGCGCTGGCCACCGCCCGCCAGAGCGGCATCCCGCGCGCCGAGTACTACGACCGCGCCGTGCTCGGCCGGTAGGTGCTGGGCCGACACCAAGGCCGTGGACGCCGCCTCTCGGGGGGGTAGAGTGGAGGCCCCCCCGGACCCCGGTCCGGGGCAGCGCCCCGGGAGGCGACTCGTGACCGACGCTCCAGCAGGGACAGGCCCGCTCGTGGTGCCGCGCCAGGTGGCCTGGACGCAGGCGCTCTCGGTGGGCGTGGACGAGATCGACGCGCAGCACCAGGAGCTGTTCCGGCGCATCGGCCTCTTCTTCCGGGCCCTGGAGGAGAAGCGCGGCGCCGCCGAGCTCGAGCCGCTGGCGCTCTACCTGCGCCAGTACGTCCGCGAGCACTTCGCGGAGGAGCAGCGGCTCATGGAGTTCAGCGGCTACCCGGAGCTGGGCGAGCACCTCGAGGCGCACCAGCGGCTGGAGGCCGACCTGCACCTCCTCTCCGAGGAGCTGCGGCGCACCGGGCCGACCCTGGGCCTGGCCAGGCGGCTGGTGGCGCTGCTCAGCGGCTGGATGGTGGAGCACGTCGGCACCACCGACCGGCGCTTCGGGCGCTTCCTGGCCACCTTCCTCGGTCGCCGCTCGGTGAAGCCCTCGGCCTGAGCGGCC
This genomic interval from Anaeromyxobacter sp. contains the following:
- a CDS encoding response regulator is translated as MKVLLVDDTRTLLSLIQVYLMGWQIEFHEAKDGLEGLAKARELRPDLIVSDVRMPGMDGFELCAAVRGDPALHEIPLVLLTSLNDDTSRKKGKLVGASAFLTKPVSVDELRKTVGTLLKLPPRR
- a CDS encoding chemotaxis protein CheW — encoded protein: MAKAPHGAVDFGALHRRLDEAEARLAGDATGEERRREVLAERARAIAGSREAPRAECEPVLAFAVGGERYAVAVEAVSQVLEARGLQPLVAAPPWLLGAMVARTRVVPVLDLRQLLGLGGGGLSDLGKVIVVEHEGEAFGLAAEVLEGRLEVPRAGLVQAPAGPFLWVAPDRLALLDLGQLGLAGRG
- a CDS encoding chemotaxis protein CheR; amino-acid sequence: MPLEELERVVEGACGLALSPGVRRTLLEGFLRAARDAGSAPEPFLRRVLAGEARSVAALVEQAVVGETYFFRHPEQLAALSGLLDEAAPGGRPLTIWSAGCASGEEPYGLAMLLLEAGRGGVADRILATDVSARALEAARAARYGGWSLRRTDAALRSRWFREAGPRLTVAPQVRERVSFSRHNLVLEPPPGAGFDVVVCRNVLIYFSPATAAQVLARLVEAVRPGGYLLLGPVEEPLAAGLPLLRVERPGATLLRRPPYAVSDASRRLLESLRGRRAEPGSPPPDPAARCCGPVGAAAFRAAREAARAGDLAGAERLAGEAATRHRCPESFLLLAVAAEVRGDDAAAQEAVRRALELAPGLAQGHATLVRLHARQGRPGEAALARRAALDALEGLPDETTLRGVEPLTAGALRQALGAPPAPAATPSPGSTR
- a CDS encoding DsbA family protein, giving the protein MHPAAPRGLAHRAAAPLAAALAAAALLAGCGGGGAEPPLARVTLGSAPQRGPADAWVTLVEFSDFQCPYCGQAQASLALLAADYPADVRVVFKHFPLSFHAHAAAAAVAAECARAQGPAPDGHFWPMHDALFATQGSWGAAGVSPATAAAFFADQAGQQAGLDEGAWRACVAADDRSRVEADLAQGRAVPVSGTPTLVINGEVLVGAGPPGTFYPVLRARVDAALATARQSGIPRAEYYDRAVLGR
- the glmU gene encoding bifunctional UDP-N-acetylglucosamine diphosphorylase/glucosamine-1-phosphate N-acetyltransferase GlmU — its product is MATRKPRTPLAAIVLAAGKGTRMKSITAKVLHPLGGRPLVWYAVRRALEAGASPVVVVVGHQAAAVEAALRAALPDAPLRFALQADQKGTAHAVLAAKPALRGVTGPIAILSGDVPLLTTATLAAVVKARARARSPLALASMRLAEPRGYGRVLRDGRGRPVRIVEEKDATAAERAVTEVNAGLYCADAAFLWKALARVDARNAQGEFYLTDLVALAARAAPAVAVEVDPQEASGVNDLAELARAGKELQRRRTLALLRAGVTVEDPDRFLCDEGVEVGPDSVIEPDVRLRGATRVGAGCRLGQGVVITDGLLADGVTVRPYTVVEGPATVGSGALLGPFSRIRPGSELGEGVHVGNFVETKKTRLGKGSKANHLAYLGDAVVGAGVNVGAGTITCNYDGEKKHETRIGDGAFIGSDSILVAPIEIGAGAYVAAGSTVTQTVPPGALALGRAQQVNKEGWVARRQAAKAAQAKAAARPGPR
- a CDS encoding hemerythrin family protein; translation: MVPRQVAWTQALSVGVDEIDAQHQELFRRIGLFFRALEEKRGAAELEPLALYLRQYVREHFAEEQRLMEFSGYPELGEHLEAHQRLEADLHLLSEELRRTGPTLGLARRLVALLSGWMVEHVGTTDRRFGRFLATFLGRRSVKPSA
- a CDS encoding chemotaxis protein CheW, whose amino-acid sequence is MGIIKDETPAAGAAARASLVGRMRQLEEELSQAQGALAAIGGEQLPGLHLVVEAAGRRGLLAAARVKEIVRMVATEPVAGAPPAILGTFVCRGVPVVAVDLAALLGVRRPVALDAQIAVLVGTPAVGLVFDRIMGLHERPVLHAAGREVVPGWEESRLVVGLCTVAGEVLPLLDPSPVIASVREELS